From Spirosoma aerolatum, one genomic window encodes:
- a CDS encoding amidohydrolase family protein, translated as MASVTTKFLRAILMIAWTGIVANAQGKSSKPILVRVGKLYDSEKRQFINNQEILIENGFISSVGKRLTRPKGTTLINLSQHTVTPGLIDMHTHLLFYQKQTQTGFEDGARPPAEERVKRGLGFAKQDLNAGITTVRDVGNSGRYLDIRLKKLLGTDAKLGPDMYASGPIISPPGGQFGKLAPADSVLIGQEYTEIKGVDEARAAVLTHIQHGVDVIKICANTYDKLLSVDEIRAIVETAHAKNIPVTAHATHDEPIRNAVLGGVDGIEHGYSMSDSTLELMAARNVYLVPTDVSRRRGKILVAGLGMRGKTAEVALSSLDAFHDRLRRAVKKGVMIVSGSDFYNDVKGLKWGPSSVDVLLAYREAGLPVAELLSFATYNAAKALKRSDSIGTIKKGMKANLVVFSGDLETRFEKALFDVEAVFHAGKLVYRKTKK; from the coding sequence ATGGCATCAGTCACAACAAAGTTTCTCAGGGCAATTCTGATGATAGCGTGGACAGGCATAGTCGCTAACGCTCAAGGTAAATCATCAAAACCCATCTTAGTGCGGGTAGGTAAGCTGTATGATAGCGAAAAACGCCAGTTCATTAACAACCAAGAAATACTCATCGAAAATGGTTTTATCAGCTCCGTGGGTAAACGGCTGACACGGCCAAAAGGAACAACACTTATTAATCTGAGTCAGCATACGGTAACACCTGGGCTGATCGATATGCATACGCATCTGCTTTTCTATCAGAAACAGACGCAGACTGGGTTTGAAGATGGCGCAAGGCCACCCGCAGAAGAGCGAGTTAAACGAGGGCTTGGCTTTGCCAAACAGGATCTGAACGCTGGAATCACCACCGTACGCGATGTCGGCAATTCGGGCAGGTATCTGGATATTCGGTTAAAAAAACTATTGGGTACCGATGCCAAACTTGGCCCCGATATGTATGCTTCAGGGCCTATAATAAGCCCTCCAGGGGGACAGTTCGGTAAACTCGCTCCCGCAGATAGCGTTTTAATCGGTCAGGAATATACCGAAATTAAGGGTGTTGATGAAGCAAGAGCAGCGGTGTTGACCCATATTCAACACGGTGTTGACGTGATCAAAATTTGTGCAAATACGTATGATAAGCTTCTTTCGGTGGACGAAATCAGAGCTATTGTCGAGACCGCTCACGCTAAAAACATTCCGGTTACGGCTCATGCGACGCATGATGAACCCATCCGAAACGCTGTTTTAGGAGGGGTTGATGGTATCGAACATGGCTATAGTATGTCAGACAGTACATTAGAGCTAATGGCCGCCCGAAATGTATATTTGGTGCCTACTGATGTTTCGCGACGCAGAGGTAAAATATTGGTGGCTGGTCTGGGTATGAGGGGTAAGACAGCGGAAGTAGCCTTAAGTAGTTTAGACGCTTTCCATGACCGCTTGCGAAGAGCCGTAAAGAAGGGGGTGATGATTGTCTCGGGTTCCGATTTTTACAATGATGTCAAAGGTCTGAAGTGGGGTCCGAGTTCAGTGGATGTGCTCTTAGCCTACCGAGAAGCGGGCTTACCGGTGGCTGAGCTACTTAGTTTCGCTACTTATAATGCAGCCAAAGCACTTAAACGGTCAGACAGCATCGGTACGATCAAAAAGGGGATGAAAGCGAACTTGGTGGTCTTTAGTGGGGATTTAGAAACTAGGTTTGAGAAGGCTCTATTCGATGTGGAAGCGGTTTTTCATGCCGGCAAGTTAGTCTATCGTAAAACAAAAAAATAG
- a CDS encoding YceI family protein, protein MTQELTKWAFEPTHCKIGFAVTHFGITETEGHFNKFDGTVVVGTDDFSDAQVTVHVDVSSIDTLDKQRDAHLRSADFFHAEQHPIMTFASTDIRTVATNTYKMDGNLTLAGITKPIELDVVFRGIVPKDPFGNTKAGFKATGTINRKDWGIVWNTVMDFGGLAVGENVHISCQIELQKQV, encoded by the coding sequence ATGACACAAGAACTGACCAAGTGGGCCTTTGAACCCACACACTGCAAGATTGGCTTCGCCGTTACACACTTTGGCATTACCGAAACCGAAGGACATTTTAACAAATTTGACGGAACGGTGGTAGTTGGTACTGACGATTTTTCGGATGCTCAGGTAACCGTTCACGTCGATGTGAGCAGCATAGATACCCTCGACAAACAGCGCGATGCCCACCTGCGTTCAGCCGATTTTTTTCACGCCGAGCAGCACCCAATCATGACCTTTGCGAGCACCGACATACGTACCGTTGCTACGAATACGTACAAAATGGATGGGAACCTGACCTTAGCGGGTATCACCAAACCGATTGAACTGGACGTAGTGTTTCGGGGCATTGTTCCGAAAGACCCGTTTGGCAATACCAAAGCGGGATTCAAAGCAACGGGAACGATCAACCGCAAGGATTGGGGTATAGTCTGGAACACGGTTATGGATTTTGGCGGACTGGCCGTGGGTGAAAACGTCCACATCAGCTGTCAGATTGAATTACAGAAACAGGTATGA
- a CDS encoding helix-turn-helix domain-containing protein codes for MLSIYHEPTTDGVIRLVEHEAGFYRQFFDETIRGNQVPTGRGQRLLTIAWNTGADQPVTIDGLDYVFPAQTVLPLVVNQTFRFERAETVVAWQFDREFYCIIDHDKEVSCSGLLFYGRPEPMFLRLTADEQIKLAALLVVFNDEFATCDNIQGEMLRMLLKRLIITLTRLVKMQYVDALLPDSSRELIRQYRMLVEQHYRQQHQVSFYADKLAKSPKTLTNVFALSEQESPLQIIHERIALEARRLLSFTDKSAKEISYELGFEEVSNFSRFFKKIVGLPPSEFKEKLRQPVGVLAGKLT; via the coding sequence ATGCTGTCAATTTATCATGAACCGACTACCGATGGCGTCATCCGGCTCGTTGAACACGAAGCGGGTTTCTACCGTCAATTTTTTGACGAAACCATTCGCGGAAATCAAGTGCCGACCGGTCGCGGACAGCGCCTGCTGACGATCGCCTGGAACACCGGAGCCGACCAGCCCGTCACCATCGACGGGCTGGATTACGTGTTTCCGGCCCAGACGGTGTTACCACTAGTCGTGAATCAGACGTTTCGTTTCGAACGAGCCGAAACTGTCGTAGCCTGGCAGTTTGACCGGGAGTTTTATTGCATCATCGACCACGACAAAGAAGTATCCTGTTCGGGGTTGCTGTTCTACGGTCGCCCCGAACCGATGTTTTTGCGCTTAACGGCTGACGAACAGATCAAACTAGCGGCCCTGCTAGTTGTCTTCAACGACGAGTTTGCTACCTGTGATAACATTCAGGGTGAGATGCTGCGGATGTTGCTCAAACGGCTGATTATCACGCTTACCAGGCTGGTTAAAATGCAATACGTTGACGCATTGCTGCCAGATTCGAGCCGGGAACTGATTCGGCAATACCGAATGCTGGTCGAGCAACATTACCGTCAGCAACATCAAGTAAGTTTTTACGCTGATAAACTGGCCAAATCGCCCAAAACGCTAACCAACGTGTTTGCTCTGAGCGAACAGGAAAGCCCGCTCCAGATTATCCATGAGCGTATCGCTTTAGAAGCCCGGCGGTTGCTGTCGTTCACCGACAAGTCAGCCAAAGAAATTAGTTATGAACTGGGTTTTGAGGAAGTCTCGAACTTCAGCCGTTTTTTCAAAAAGATAGTCGGGCTGCCACCTTCCGAATTCAAGGAAAAGCTTCGTCAGCCGGTCGGCGTGTTGGCTGGTAAGCTAACTTAG
- a CDS encoding xanthine dehydrogenase family protein molybdopterin-binding subunit, with translation MENTKTTYNRRSFLKASLLSGGGMMLSISWLSSFKPADKMEAMNLPAQWSQLTGYIRITPDNKVTLLCPNPEFGQNVMTSLPMIIAEELDTDWKQVVVDMAPHDNVKFGSQFTGGSQSVRAYWKPLRTAGAAARQMLREAAAQSWQVPADEVTTRAGMLYHEKSGKFATYGQLASKAAEIPVPKDVTLKTPKAFSIVRHPKKNVEGLKVVTGKPLFGLDYRQEGMQIAMIQHPPAFGMKLKSFDASQALKMPGIKDVFTITLFEEGTERGAFETRSFNEALVVVGKTTWEVMNARKKLKVQWEPAPELRETMNAFGRTIEDITPAGLESTTTQLQKMKEWALKPATQLRKDGDPETAFKNAAQIIERTYNAPFLAHNTMEPMNFFAHVTDDKALLAGPLQAPGVAEQTLSKRLGLPADKIEIQMTRMGGGFGRRAYSHYLVEAALISKKAKAPIKLMYTREDDMTYGIYRPMYTATYRAALDANKNLIAFHVKGGGIPEHPIHANRFPAGAVDNYLAEGWQIPSNITIGAFRAPRSNFNAAAEQSFLDELAEAMGKDPIEFRLDLLKRAKDNPVGKNNEYDPDRYAGVLQLVRDKSGWNTPGSEQYNRGVAAYFCHNSYAAHVVDMVTRDGVPYAERVFSAMDCGIVINPESAKNMVQGAVVDGIGNAFYGALTHKAGAAEQTNFHNYRLIRHNEAPKQIEVHFVENDIDPTGLGEPPFPPVFGAVANALYKTTGKRHYNQPFKPDVEKRI, from the coding sequence ATGGAAAACACGAAAACAACCTATAATCGGCGTTCTTTTCTGAAGGCGTCACTGCTTTCGGGTGGTGGTATGATGCTCAGTATTAGCTGGCTATCCAGTTTTAAGCCCGCTGATAAAATGGAGGCTATGAACCTGCCAGCGCAATGGTCTCAGCTTACTGGCTATATCCGAATTACCCCCGACAATAAGGTGACGCTTCTGTGCCCTAACCCTGAGTTTGGCCAGAATGTGATGACGTCGCTCCCGATGATTATCGCTGAAGAGCTGGATACAGACTGGAAACAGGTTGTGGTCGACATGGCCCCACACGACAACGTCAAATTTGGCTCTCAGTTTACCGGGGGAAGCCAGTCGGTCAGAGCCTATTGGAAACCACTACGGACCGCAGGCGCGGCAGCCCGGCAAATGCTCCGGGAAGCCGCTGCCCAAAGCTGGCAAGTTCCCGCTGATGAGGTAACGACCCGAGCCGGGATGCTTTACCATGAGAAATCTGGCAAGTTCGCTACATATGGACAGCTAGCCTCAAAAGCGGCCGAAATCCCGGTACCCAAAGACGTTACGCTCAAGACACCCAAGGCGTTTAGCATTGTCCGCCACCCAAAGAAAAATGTTGAGGGCCTTAAGGTAGTAACCGGTAAGCCCTTATTTGGTCTGGACTATCGTCAGGAGGGTATGCAGATCGCCATGATTCAACACCCACCCGCTTTTGGGATGAAACTAAAATCGTTTGATGCCTCCCAGGCCCTTAAAATGCCGGGCATCAAGGATGTATTCACCATTACCCTTTTCGAGGAGGGCACCGAGCGGGGTGCTTTCGAGACTCGGTCATTCAATGAAGCACTGGTAGTGGTAGGCAAAACAACCTGGGAGGTTATGAATGCTCGCAAAAAGCTGAAGGTTCAGTGGGAGCCAGCTCCTGAGCTTAGAGAAACCATGAATGCATTCGGGCGTACGATTGAGGACATTACACCCGCCGGTCTGGAAAGTACGACTACCCAACTGCAAAAAATGAAGGAATGGGCGTTAAAGCCTGCCACCCAGCTTCGAAAAGACGGCGACCCGGAAACAGCCTTCAAAAATGCAGCACAAATCATCGAACGGACCTACAATGCCCCTTTTCTGGCGCATAATACAATGGAGCCGATGAACTTCTTCGCGCATGTAACCGACGACAAAGCCCTGTTGGCAGGCCCCTTGCAGGCACCCGGCGTAGCCGAGCAAACGTTGTCTAAACGATTGGGACTGCCTGCCGACAAGATTGAGATTCAGATGACCCGAATGGGCGGAGGGTTTGGCCGTCGGGCTTATTCGCACTATCTGGTAGAAGCGGCTCTGATCTCCAAAAAGGCCAAAGCACCAATCAAGCTAATGTACACCCGCGAAGACGACATGACGTACGGCATTTACCGTCCTATGTACACCGCCACGTATCGGGCCGCTTTGGATGCGAATAAAAATCTGATTGCCTTCCATGTAAAAGGGGGTGGTATACCCGAGCATCCCATTCATGCCAATCGATTTCCGGCTGGAGCAGTTGACAATTACCTGGCCGAAGGCTGGCAGATTCCGTCCAACATCACCATCGGTGCTTTCCGGGCCCCACGTTCTAACTTCAACGCTGCCGCCGAACAATCCTTTCTGGACGAACTGGCCGAGGCTATGGGCAAAGACCCTATCGAGTTCCGACTTGATCTTCTAAAACGCGCGAAGGATAATCCGGTAGGCAAAAACAATGAGTATGACCCCGATCGGTATGCGGGTGTGCTCCAACTGGTGCGCGACAAATCGGGCTGGAATACGCCGGGCAGCGAACAGTATAACCGGGGTGTAGCCGCTTATTTTTGCCACAATTCCTACGCAGCTCACGTAGTCGATATGGTCACCCGCGATGGTGTACCGTATGCAGAGCGAGTATTCAGTGCTATGGATTGTGGGATTGTCATAAATCCGGAATCCGCGAAGAATATGGTTCAGGGGGCAGTGGTCGACGGGATTGGCAATGCGTTTTACGGAGCCCTCACGCATAAGGCTGGTGCCGCCGAGCAAACCAACTTTCATAATTACCGACTTATTCGCCATAACGAAGCGCCCAAACAAATTGAGGTTCACTTTGTCGAAAATGACATCGACCCAACAGGTTTAGGAGAGCCCCCTTTCCCACCTGTGTTTGGTGCCGTAGCCAATGCCTTGTATAAGACTACGGGCAAACGGCACTATAATCAACCATTCAAGCCCGATGTAGAGAAGCGCATCTAA
- a CDS encoding helix-turn-helix domain-containing protein: MNDIETIDELYKRKFDEEAFHWIPNPIRHEIGHFNVIRLEPLVDGKAKPVPYKRRDYYKVMLVIGHSQVHYADKVVAVKKQALTFSNPHIPYKWEHLDTVREGYYCIFNRHFFSQFGNLSQYDVFQPNGTHVFELTDEQVSQLHPIFERMFTEIRSDYIHKYDVLRNLVFEVLHFAMKMQPTSTFTKQAIKASERIAALFLELLERQFPLDDTHQQVAFRSPSDFASQLNVHVNHLNRAVRVTTQKTTSQLIGERILQESKMLLKQSTWPVSDIAYALGFTEVTHFNNFFKKHMQVSPMKFKNS, encoded by the coding sequence ATGAACGACATCGAAACGATAGACGAATTATATAAGCGAAAGTTTGATGAAGAAGCTTTCCATTGGATACCCAATCCCATTCGGCATGAGATTGGGCATTTCAACGTAATTCGTCTCGAACCACTGGTCGATGGAAAAGCAAAACCGGTACCCTACAAACGGCGGGATTACTACAAGGTCATGCTGGTAATCGGCCATAGTCAGGTGCATTATGCCGACAAAGTCGTAGCGGTAAAAAAACAGGCCCTCACCTTCTCCAATCCGCACATTCCTTACAAATGGGAACACCTGGATACCGTTCGGGAAGGATATTACTGCATTTTTAATCGCCATTTTTTTAGTCAGTTCGGCAATCTGAGCCAGTACGATGTGTTTCAGCCGAACGGCACGCACGTCTTTGAGCTGACGGATGAGCAGGTGAGTCAGCTTCACCCGATTTTCGAGCGTATGTTTACCGAAATCCGTTCCGACTACATCCATAAATATGACGTGCTACGAAACCTGGTGTTCGAGGTGCTGCATTTCGCGATGAAGATGCAGCCGACATCGACCTTCACCAAACAGGCCATCAAGGCATCGGAACGAATTGCAGCCTTATTTCTGGAATTGCTGGAGCGACAATTCCCGCTTGACGATACCCATCAGCAAGTAGCCTTTCGGTCCCCATCCGACTTTGCGTCTCAGTTGAATGTGCATGTTAATCACTTAAACCGGGCCGTTCGAGTAACCACGCAGAAAACGACCTCGCAACTCATTGGCGAGCGAATTTTACAGGAGTCTAAAATGCTACTGAAACAGAGTACCTGGCCTGTATCCGACATTGCCTATGCATTGGGTTTTACCGAGGTGACCCACTTCAACAACTTCTTCAAAAAACACATGCAGGTAAGTCCGATGAAATTCAAAAATAGTTAA
- a CDS encoding helix-turn-helix transcriptional regulator yields the protein MHRHFPVYSIGHFINQPDNPTAFEITHFERMAEPDVEDLHRHTFYEIIWVDAGNSQQTIDYQTYELQPQSLFFISPGQLHEFEEWEALRGGSILFTEAFFLLNQQNKDTLFALSFLDNFYANPLLQPSPTDFRYIRQTIELLSREHQRPDHAAAITQPLLQVLVAQIQRCINQQQPPISRRYVIQYKQLKQLLDEQFSQNLPVSYYASALNMTPHHLNLICQEVTGQTAGNVIRERSLLEAKRLLTFTDQTITEIAAHLNFMDPSYFARIFRAATGQSPALFRQTMSELYRV from the coding sequence ATGCACCGCCATTTTCCTGTTTATTCCATCGGGCATTTTATTAATCAGCCGGACAATCCGACGGCGTTTGAAATTACCCATTTTGAACGCATGGCCGAACCCGACGTAGAAGACCTGCATCGTCACACATTCTACGAAATCATCTGGGTCGATGCGGGAAATAGCCAGCAGACTATTGACTATCAGACGTATGAACTTCAGCCCCAATCGCTATTTTTTATTTCGCCGGGGCAGTTGCATGAGTTTGAGGAATGGGAAGCGCTACGGGGCGGCAGTATTTTGTTTACCGAAGCGTTTTTTCTGCTCAACCAGCAGAATAAAGACACGCTGTTTGCGCTAAGTTTTCTGGATAATTTCTACGCCAACCCACTGCTACAACCCAGCCCAACCGACTTTCGGTACATTCGCCAGACGATTGAGTTACTGAGCCGCGAACATCAGCGCCCCGACCACGCGGCAGCTATCACCCAACCGCTACTACAAGTGCTAGTAGCTCAAATTCAGCGGTGCATCAACCAGCAACAGCCGCCCATATCCCGTCGATATGTTATTCAATACAAGCAATTAAAGCAATTGCTCGATGAGCAGTTTAGCCAGAATCTTCCAGTCAGCTACTACGCATCGGCGCTCAATATGACTCCGCATCATCTGAACTTAATTTGCCAGGAAGTGACCGGCCAGACGGCGGGCAACGTCATTCGGGAACGAAGCCTACTTGAAGCCAAGCGATTACTGACATTCACCGACCAGACCATAACGGAAATAGCCGCCCACCTTAATTTTATGGACCCGTCTTACTTCGCCCGCATTTTTCGGGCGGCTACGGGTCAGTCACCGGCCTTGTTTCGGCAAACGATGTCCGAATTGTACCGGGTATAG
- a CDS encoding SDR family NAD(P)-dependent oxidoreductase, with protein MSQPNATIWFITGISSGLGKALAEAVMQHGDFVVGTFRLAEQVADFNVKQVNQGFALLVDIAQPDQIRQAVQTFTERFGKIDVLVNNAGYGFAGAVEEASELEIRAVFNVNFFGTLAVTQAFLPMFRQQNNGHIIQISSQAGVKAMAGFGVYNASKFALEGMSEALLDRI; from the coding sequence ATGAGTCAGCCAAATGCTACCATCTGGTTTATCACGGGCATTTCTAGTGGGTTGGGGAAAGCCCTCGCCGAAGCGGTCATGCAGCATGGCGATTTTGTAGTCGGTACGTTTCGCCTGGCGGAGCAAGTCGCCGATTTTAACGTCAAACAGGTGAATCAAGGATTTGCTCTGCTGGTGGACATTGCCCAGCCCGACCAAATTCGACAGGCCGTTCAGACGTTTACCGAGCGCTTTGGAAAAATTGACGTGCTGGTTAATAATGCCGGATATGGCTTCGCAGGGGCCGTTGAAGAAGCTTCCGAATTAGAAATTCGCGCCGTTTTTAACGTGAATTTCTTTGGTACGCTGGCCGTTACACAGGCCTTTCTACCCATGTTCCGCCAGCAGAATAACGGGCATATCATCCAGATTTCGTCGCAGGCCGGCGTCAAAGCGATGGCAGGCTTTGGCGTCTATAACGCCAGTAAATTTGCGCTCGAAGGCATGAGCGAAGCTTTGCTGGACAGAATTTGA
- a CDS encoding (2Fe-2S)-binding protein encodes MAKFSLKINGKSRLVDVDPSTPMLWVLRDHLDLPGTKYGCGMAQCGACTIHLDGNAVRSCQLPVSVVGNQAITTIEGLSANGDHPVQTAWLEHDVAQCGYCQAGQIMSAASLLKTNPNPSDADIDAAMSGNICRCGTYLRIKKAIKSAARQ; translated from the coding sequence TTGGCAAAATTCAGCTTAAAAATCAACGGAAAAAGCAGGCTGGTTGATGTAGACCCATCGACGCCCATGCTCTGGGTCCTGCGCGACCATCTCGATTTACCAGGCACCAAGTACGGCTGCGGTATGGCTCAGTGTGGAGCCTGCACCATCCACCTGGATGGCAACGCCGTTCGCTCCTGTCAGCTTCCGGTTTCGGTTGTAGGCAATCAGGCCATTACGACCATCGAAGGTCTGTCGGCCAATGGCGACCATCCTGTACAAACAGCGTGGCTCGAACACGATGTCGCGCAGTGTGGCTACTGTCAGGCGGGCCAAATTATGAGTGCAGCCTCTTTACTCAAAACCAATCCGAATCCGAGCGATGCCGACATCGATGCGGCCATGAGTGGCAACATCTGCCGATGTGGTACCTACCTGCGCATCAAAAAAGCCATCAAATCGGCTGCCCGGCAGTAA
- a CDS encoding manganese catalase family protein: MFYHDKKLQYTVKVEKPDPQFARALQQAIGGIEGEIRVCLQYLFQAWNSRGPVRYRDMLLNTGTEEIAHIEMLATAVCLNLQGASSSVIDTIVGNDPLMEKIIGGGDPRHFLSGGMGALASDANGVPFNGSWVVSSGNMASDMFANVMAEATGRTLATRLYELTDDAGMKDMLSFLIARDTMHQQQWLAVLEELGHGDMRGVLPIPNSFPQSQEHQEFSYAFVDTNIDPDSRSAGQNRRWTQGPSMDGKSEFREIKAQPLGDEPMLAPPLPEGHAQTEQIEQAGKKS; encoded by the coding sequence ATGTTTTATCACGACAAAAAACTCCAGTACACCGTCAAAGTCGAAAAACCAGACCCTCAGTTCGCTCGTGCCCTTCAACAAGCCATCGGCGGTATTGAAGGCGAAATCCGGGTTTGCCTTCAATATTTGTTTCAGGCCTGGAATTCACGAGGCCCTGTTCGTTATCGGGATATGCTGCTAAACACTGGCACTGAAGAAATTGCTCATATCGAAATGCTGGCTACCGCCGTTTGTCTGAACCTGCAAGGTGCTTCAAGCAGTGTGATCGACACAATTGTTGGCAACGACCCACTTATGGAAAAAATCATCGGTGGAGGAGACCCTCGGCACTTTCTGTCGGGTGGCATGGGGGCGTTGGCTTCTGATGCCAATGGTGTTCCATTCAACGGCTCCTGGGTAGTTAGCTCAGGGAATATGGCGTCCGATATGTTTGCCAACGTAATGGCCGAAGCAACCGGGCGCACGCTGGCCACACGGCTGTATGAACTGACAGACGATGCAGGCATGAAAGACATGCTCTCTTTTCTGATTGCCCGCGATACCATGCACCAGCAGCAATGGCTGGCCGTTCTGGAAGAGTTGGGGCATGGCGATATGCGGGGGGTATTACCTATCCCGAACAGTTTTCCACAGAGCCAGGAGCATCAGGAATTTAGCTATGCTTTTGTAGATACCAACATTGACCCCGACTCCCGATCGGCCGGACAGAACCGACGGTGGACACAAGGCCCATCGATGGATGGCAAGAGTGAGTTCCGGGAAATAAAAGCGCAGCCCCTGGGTGATGAGCCTATGTTAGCCCCTCCTCTGCCGGAAGGCCATGCGCAAACAGAACAGATCGAACAAGCTGGAAAGAAAAGCTAA
- a CDS encoding zinc-dependent alcohol dehydrogenase, translated as MLAMNYRGPRRVRIDSKPYPEIKHPEDAIVRVTRSCICGSDLHLYNGNVPDTRVGSTFGHEFIGIVEEVGPEVHKLKIGDQVLVPFNIACGKCSFCQQGLYGNCHESNTEATAVGGIFGYSHTAGGFDGGQAEFVRVPYANFGPTVIPPGMDPDDAVLLTDVVPTGYQAAEMGGIQPGDTVVVFGAGPVGIMAARCSWLFGAGRVIVIDQVDYRLEFVRNYAPCEAYNFNEMDDPVVFVKKITDWMGADVCIDAVGAEAAGSPLQTITGRKLLLQAGSATALHWAINSVKKGGIVSVVGVYGPTDNLVPIGNVVNKGLTIRANQASVKRLLPRLIDHIQNGILAPKALITHRVPLEDVADAYNIFANKLDNCIKPVLIPPSARS; from the coding sequence ATGCTAGCCATGAATTACCGGGGCCCTCGACGGGTCCGTATTGACTCAAAACCGTATCCCGAAATCAAACACCCGGAAGATGCCATCGTGCGGGTGACCCGTTCCTGCATTTGTGGGTCAGATTTGCATTTGTACAATGGTAATGTGCCCGATACACGCGTCGGATCGACGTTCGGGCATGAATTTATCGGCATTGTCGAGGAAGTAGGTCCTGAAGTACACAAACTCAAAATAGGCGATCAGGTGCTGGTGCCCTTCAATATTGCCTGTGGCAAATGCTCCTTTTGTCAGCAGGGTTTGTATGGTAACTGCCACGAATCCAACACCGAAGCTACGGCGGTAGGGGGCATCTTTGGGTATTCGCACACGGCTGGTGGGTTCGATGGGGGCCAGGCCGAATTTGTTCGGGTGCCCTACGCCAATTTCGGGCCTACGGTTATTCCTCCCGGCATGGACCCCGATGATGCTGTGCTGCTGACAGATGTAGTACCAACAGGCTACCAGGCAGCCGAGATGGGCGGTATTCAACCCGGCGATACGGTTGTTGTATTTGGTGCTGGGCCGGTAGGTATCATGGCGGCACGCTGTTCGTGGCTGTTTGGGGCGGGACGCGTCATCGTAATCGATCAGGTTGATTACCGACTGGAGTTTGTCCGAAACTATGCTCCCTGCGAAGCCTATAACTTTAACGAGATGGACGATCCGGTGGTGTTTGTCAAAAAAATAACGGACTGGATGGGGGCCGATGTATGCATTGACGCCGTTGGGGCCGAAGCCGCTGGTAGCCCGTTGCAAACCATTACCGGACGTAAGCTACTGCTTCAGGCCGGGTCGGCAACAGCGCTTCACTGGGCCATTAACTCGGTCAAAAAAGGAGGCATCGTTTCGGTGGTGGGCGTGTATGGACCTACTGACAACCTGGTTCCAATTGGTAATGTAGTTAATAAAGGGCTTACTATTCGGGCTAATCAGGCGTCGGTAAAACGGCTCCTGCCACGGCTGATCGACCATATTCAAAATGGTATTTTGGCCCCTAAAGCCCTGATTACCCACCGTGTGCCGCTGGAAGATGTCGCCGATGCCTATAACATCTTTGCCAACAAACTCGACAACTGCATTAAACCCGTTCTTATTCCACCTTCGGCTCGAAGCTAA
- a CDS encoding carboxymuconolactone decarboxylase family protein, translating into MAQFTVPTRDQVSPATQTAFDSLQKMAGFVPNLFATFGHSDNALPRYLAFQGAKTSLSNKEKEAVNLVVSEVNDCRYCQSAHTAIGKMNGISEEETLIIRAGHSTNPKLNALVVLAKDITEHKGHVSDENLNAFYAAGYDKGNLVDLILQVSEKIAANYLHNLTGVDIDWPLAAELEGTVA; encoded by the coding sequence ATGGCACAATTCACTGTCCCGACCCGCGATCAGGTATCGCCCGCAACCCAAACGGCTTTCGATAGCCTGCAAAAAATGGCCGGTTTCGTCCCTAATCTGTTCGCTACGTTCGGCCATTCGGACAATGCACTGCCTCGGTATCTGGCTTTTCAGGGAGCCAAAACGTCGCTTTCCAATAAAGAAAAAGAAGCCGTTAATTTAGTCGTGAGCGAAGTTAACGACTGCCGCTACTGCCAGAGCGCCCACACGGCCATCGGCAAAATGAATGGAATTTCGGAAGAAGAAACGCTGATCATCCGGGCAGGCCACAGTACCAACCCCAAACTGAATGCGCTGGTCGTCCTGGCGAAAGACATTACCGAACACAAAGGGCACGTATCCGACGAAAACCTGAACGCTTTTTATGCCGCCGGGTATGATAAAGGCAATCTGGTCGACCTGATTTTACAAGTGAGCGAAAAAATTGCGGCCAATTACCTGCACAATTTAACTGGTGTCGATATCGACTGGCCGCTGGCTGCCGAACTCGAAGGCACAGTTGCGTAA